In Mycolicibacter virginiensis, the DNA window CAGGTGGCGGGCCAGGTCGTAGGCGGTGCGGGCGGGTGTGGTGACCGGTAAGCCGGCGACTTTGGTGACCTCGTCGTCGGCGAGGGTTTCGTCGCGAACGATCAGGCCTGGTTGCGCGCGGGTGTTCTGCGCGATGAGCTCGATGTCCACGTCGGCATCCACCCACTGAGCCCCATGCAGGGCCGAGGCGGCCAGGCCGGCGATCACCCCGTGACGCCTCGAGGCGAGCCATGCCGCCGTCGTGCGATCCCGCAAGGCGGGCGTTGTGTCCTTGCGGAGGTAGACCCCCCGAAAGAGCAGGCGATACCACCGCCGCAGCTCGTGGCGGGTCAGCCGGCCAGCGACGGTCGCCTCGCTGCCGATGAAGACCCCGTCCATGGCGGAATGATGCCAGCGGCCACCGACACATCCGCTTCTCCTCGCCGAGACCGACTTTTTGCAGGGAAAGTGCGAGAAGGGGTCTGCAAAACGTCGGTTTCGCGGAGGTGGAAGGGGTGCAGGCGGGAAGTCAGGCCATGGCGCGGCGGCCGGTGAAGGCCCGGCCCAGGGTCAGCTCGTCAGCGAACTCCAGGTCGCCGCCCATCGGCAGCCCGGACGCCAAACGCGTCACGCTGAGCCCGGGAATGTCGCGCAGCACCCGCACCAAATAGGTGGCGGTGGCCTCGCCCTCGGTGTTGGGGTCGGTGGCGATGATCACCTCGCTGACGTCCACCCCATCGACCCGCTCCCCGACCCGATTCAGCAGCTCACGCACCCGCAGTTGCTCGGGGCCGATCCCTGATAGGGGATCCAGCGCGCCGCCGAGCACGTGGTAGCGACCGCGGAACTCCCGGGTGCGTTCGATGGCGGCGACGTCCTTGGGCTCCTCGACGACGCAGATCTGGGCGAAGTCGCGGCGCGGGTCCCCGCAGATCCGGCACCGCTGAGCGTCGGAGACGTTGCCGCACACCTCACAGAACCGCACCCCGTCGCGGACCTTGGTGAGCACCGCGGTGAGCCGGTCGATCTCCGGCGGCTCCACCGACAGCAGGTGAAACGCGATCCGCTGGGCGCTCTTGGGGCCGATGCCCGGCAGCTTGCCCAGCTCGTCGATCAGGTCCTGAACCGGACCCTCAAACACCTAGGCTCCCGGCATGCCGAGCGCGCCACCCATGCCGCCGGCCAGCGGTGACAGCCGCTGCTGGGCCAGCGTGTGCGCCTTCTTCGAGGCGTCCGCGAGCGCTCCCACGAGCAGGTCCTGCAGGGTTTCGATGTCCTCGGGGTCGACGACCTTCGGGTCGATGTGCACCGCGAGCACCTCGCCGCTGCCGTTGGAGGTGACCTTGACCAGGCCGTTTCCGGCCTCCCCGTGCACCTCGGTGACGGCCAGCTCCTGCTGCGCCTGCAGCAGGCGCTGCTGCATCTGCTGAGCCTGGGCCAGCAACGCCGACATGTCGGGCGGGCCTCCTGGTTGCATGACACTCCCCTTGCGTTGTCGTGTGCGTGGTCTCGACTGGGTTGCGGCTTGGTTACAGCTGGAGAGACCCGGTGCGTGTGAGAGTTCCAGCGTAGTCGGCCCCGGCCTACGTTGGCGGCGTGCGCGTACCAGTTCTTGTCCGTGTCGGTATCGCGAT includes these proteins:
- the recR gene encoding recombination mediator RecR is translated as MFEGPVQDLIDELGKLPGIGPKSAQRIAFHLLSVEPPEIDRLTAVLTKVRDGVRFCEVCGNVSDAQRCRICGDPRRDFAQICVVEEPKDVAAIERTREFRGRYHVLGGALDPLSGIGPEQLRVRELLNRVGERVDGVDVSEVIIATDPNTEGEATATYLVRVLRDIPGLSVTRLASGLPMGGDLEFADELTLGRAFTGRRAMA
- a CDS encoding YbaB/EbfC family nucleoid-associated protein; its protein translation is MQPGGPPDMSALLAQAQQMQQRLLQAQQELAVTEVHGEAGNGLVKVTSNGSGEVLAVHIDPKVVDPEDIETLQDLLVGALADASKKAHTLAQQRLSPLAGGMGGALGMPGA